A single window of Mugil cephalus isolate CIBA_MC_2020 chromosome 1, CIBA_Mcephalus_1.1, whole genome shotgun sequence DNA harbors:
- the asxl1 gene encoding putative Polycomb group protein ASXL1 isoform X3, whose product MMPRVVLTPLKVNGDHVPSGPMKRSRGGVDVDFETPGSILVNTNIRALINVRTFSAFPTHSQQQLLQLLPEVDRQIGPDGMTRLSSSALNNEFFTHASQSWKERLAEGEFTHEMQVRFRQEMEKEKKVEAWKEKFFEEYHGQKSGLTREESLKLTMSETSEVAASVLDSDVAVVAAGTPKRRSVGRRRRDGRMRRRTRADLRRRARRPLCKTTPALQSAEAADDSAALDISAVSMGSPMSDNTVVQGEVVLQADCGVELPAESASTEPNPSPTPEPVTLPDPAPAPTPTPSPSPSPASTSATEEPEVTARLLPEEAAPALASTTSPSSSSSSSSSASSPASSPSSPPDGQGAFAAGLDSSSSSSASSSAAVAVDALDETASVVTSITGGTATSSRESSPSASPASTPASSTHLKEQKRRPDEAEAFSNFPEKRPRLDDRQSFRTTIDSVRSEKPQPTTEEPKVPPIRIQLSRIKPPWVKGHSTYQICPRIVPPSEGSRRSGTGGARTLADIKARAQQARAQREAAAAVAASGEGTGPPSTRLRPAAGLPDSANGRRAREHPGPIEPGGGGGGGGGGGNGRRGSSGMDEQGSSSGTNSSGTQLQLLNVDLTSQPSPSLSTTSTSMSLEPPQTPSPHQEETVAGEQGGDGMEAAASSSVQASSNGVTDKPCTLSPEPDTIPESSVPEPAQQSQLPESVAERPDKGCEKRSLVPTSIPDSLPRFGAQGVDIIQTLASNCQAKDREQGKDTVLGGVIQHGSHLVDSHEAFPLSATERRQSDSSSRQHLDSSGREKDDEAGTHSDSTETASDCENESQEDEQQPDQDWCPQLGTQRNSRLVICSPPAQNQQPVIQTHVSSHLGQTVIQSCFPNGPPHPQHNRPNSQDHLSLPNAISHGLRDPGVVDKMEPGDECRASRQSSAEEEYHGGLKPCAAASKRLGSSARAVSSVEANNPLVTQLLQGSLPLEKVLPSHSGNRLEISRLPGPQTRPAAATGPHNRPEVSVHSPGPDVNTSSQIHNKPPTGRTVSCLMEAPPVSKYQPQQASGAVPVIISLPPPASSSLSSRNKSDVGPSNSVENAVIQESSQSSQLSTPDRHQPAHLTMQNGPSPTHADPCPPEVVPAIKIKWCSPQSQVSHSQQQRLSPSPTVKNEVGARPSCQALAKSSPTVPMSVTKKEPGNSMDGYLCGRAMEGLLNMEMTLARMAKKEHIKIPYSSGSSSSSSPSPSSSASSLPFQLYGKLPKQGGGVSYTANVSVMDNGGFSRSMADGVLQLRPRLASSQTTLSIQAFADSTAEEVALKCSCRLKAMIMCQGCGAFCHDDCIGPSKLCVSCLVVR is encoded by the exons ATGATGCCTCGTGTCGTCCTCACGCCTCTTAAAGTAAACGGAGACCATGTCCCTTCAG GGCCCATGAAGCGGAGTCGAGGAGGGGTGGATGTAGACTTTGAAACACCAGGCTCCATCCTGGTCAACACTAACATCAGAGCCCTTATCAATGTACGGACCTTCTCAGCCTTccccacacactcacaacagCAGCTACTACAGCTGCTGCCAGAGGTGGACCGACAG ATTGGACCTGATGGCATGACCAGACTGAGTAGCTCAGCTCTCAATAATGAATTCTTTACCCATGCCTCTCAGAGTTGGAAAGAAAGGCTGGCTGAAG GTGAGTTCACCCACGAAATGCAAGTGCGATTCCGTcaagaaatggagaaagagaagaaggtaGAGGCATGGAAGGAGAAGTTCTTTGAAGAGTACCACGGACAAAA GTCTGGCCTAACACGAGAGGAGTCTCTCAAACTTACCATGAGCGAAACCAGTGAAGTTGCAGCCAGTGTTCTGGACAGTGATGTTGCAGTGGTGGCCGCTGGTACCCCCAAAAGACGTAGCGTGGGTCGGCGGAGGAGAGACGGCAGGATGAGGAGACGCACAAGGGCCGACTTGCGTCGCAGGGCCCGCCGACCCCTCTGCAAAACCACTCCAGCCCTGCAGTCTGCAGAAGCTGCTGATGACAGTGCTGCACTGGACATCTCGGCAGTCTCCATGGGCTCCCCCATGTCGGACAATACGGTGGTTCAAGGAGAGGTGGTGCTGCAGGCTGACTGCGGCGTGGAGCTGCCTGCTGAGAGTGCCTCCACAGAGCCAAACCCCTCTCCCACTCCGGAGCCAGTTACATTGCCAGACCCTGCTCCCGCACCTACTCCAACTCCCAGTCCTAGCCCAAGCCCAGCATCCACCAGTGCGACTGAAGAGCCTGAAGTTACTGCACGCCTGTTACCCGAGGAGGCTGCGCCTGCACTGGCTTCCACtacctctccatcctcctcctcctcttcttcctcatctgcCTCCTCACCTGCCTCCTCGCCCTCCTCACCTCCCGATGGGCAGGGAGCTTTTGCTGCAGGCCTGgactcttcttcatcctcctcagcGTCCTCCAGTGCAGCAGTTGCTGTTGATGCCCTGGACGAAACTGCCTCGGTGGTCACGTCCATCACAGGGGGAACTGCCACCAGCAGCCGCGAGAGCAGTCCATCAGCCAGCCCAGCCTCCACCCCTGCGTCCAGCACCCACCTCAAGGAGCAGAAGAGAAGGCCAGATGAGGCTGAGGCCTTCTCCAACTTCCCTGAAAAGAGGCCACGGCTTGATGACCGTCAGTCCTTTCGTACCACAATTGACAGTGTGCGTTCAGAGAAGCCACAGCCGACAACGGAAGAACCCAAGGTGCCGCCAATCCGG ATTCAACTATCCAGGATCAAACCTCCCTGGGTCAAAGGGCACTCCACCTACCAGATCTGCCCGCGGATCGTGCCCCCCAGCGAGGGCTCGCGGCGGTCGGGGACGGGGGGGGCGCGCACCTTGGCGGACATCAAAGCCCGTGCCCAGCAAGCCCGGGCCCAGCGCGaggccgctgctgctgttgcagccTCTGGCGAGGGGACAGGGCCGCCCAGCACCAGGCTGCGGCCTGCTGCTGGGCTACCGGATAGCGCCAATGGACGACGAGCGCGAGAGCATCCAGGACCTATCGagcccggaggaggaggaggaggaggaggaggaggaggaaatggaagaaGGGGAAGTAGTGGGATGGACGAGCAGGGATCGTCTTCAGGCACTAATTCGTCTGGAACACAACTACAGCTTCTCAATGTAGACCTCACATCCCAGCCTTCCCCTTCATTGTCCACTACCTCAACCTCCATGTCCTTGGAGCCCCCGCAGACCCCTAGTCCTCACCAGGAAGAAACAGTGGCGGGCGAACAGGGTGGAGATGGCAtggaagcagcagcatcatccaGTGTCCAGGCCTCCTCCAATGGAGTCACAGACAAGCCTTGCACACTCTCCCCAGAACCTGACACCATACCTGAGTCATCAGTCCCTGAGCCAGCTCAGCAAAGCCAGCTGCCCGAATCTGTTGCTGAGAGGCCAGACAAAGGTTGTGAAAAACGTTCACTGGTCCCAACCTCAATCCCAGATTCCCTTCCTAGGTTTGGGGCTCAGGGTGTGGACATTATTCAGACACTGGCCAGTAATTGTCAGGCTAAAGATCGCGAACAAGGGAAGGACACTGTACTGGGGGGTGTTATTCAGCATGGCTCTCACCTGGTGGACTCCCACGAGGCATTCCCTCTCTCAGCTACTGAAAGACGGCAATCGGATTCATCCTCTCGCCAACATTTGGATTCTTCTGGTAGAGAGAAAGATGACGAGGCCGGCACACATAGTGACTCAACAGAAACGGCTTCAGACTGTGAGAACGAGAGCCAGGAGGATGAGCAGCAGCCTGACCAGGACTGGTGTCCCCAACTGGGCACCCAGAGAAATAGCCGACTGGTCATCTGTAGCCCTCCGGCTCAGAACCAGCAGCCAGTCATTCAAACTCACGTCTCTAGCCACTTAGGTCAGACGGTCATTCAGTCTTGCTTTCCCAATGGTCCACCTCACCCGCAACACAACCGCCCCAACTCCCAAGACCACCTATCTCTACCCAATGCCATCTCACACGGGCTACGAGACCCCGGTGTTGTTGACAAAATGGAGCCTGGAGATGAATGTAGAGCTTCCAGGCAGAGCTCTGCTGAAGAAGAGTATCATGGCGGTTTAAAGCCCTGTGCAGCTGCCTCCAAACGACTGGGTAGCTCGGCCAGAGCTGTGTCCAGTGTGGAGGCAAATAACCCGTTGGTCACTCAGCTGCTACAAGGCAGCCTGCCCCTGGAGAAAGTTCTACCTTCACACTCTGGTAATAGGCTGGAGATAAGCCGATTGCCCGGACCCCAAACcagaccagcagcagcaacgggGCCTCACAACCGGCCCGAGGTCTCGGTCCATTCTCCTGGCCCAGACGTGAATACAAGTTCTCAGATCCACAACAAGCCACCAACAGGCCGCACTGTCTCCTGTTTGATGGAGGCACCACCTGTGTCGAAGTACCAGCCTCAGCAGGCCTCTGGTGCTGTACCGGTCATTATATCTCTGCCACCACCCGCCTCCAGCTCTTTGTCCTCCAGAAACAAGTCGGACGTCGGCCCTTCGAATTCTGTGGAAAATGCGGTAATTCAAGAGTCGTCTCAGTCCTCACAGTTGTCCACTCCAGACAGGCACCAACCAGCCCACCTGACCATGCAGAATGGCCCCTCCCCTACCCACGCAGACCCCTGTCCACCAGAGGTAGTCCCTGCTATTAAGATTAAGTGGTGCTCGCCACAATCTCAAGTCTCCCACTCTCAGCAGCAGCGACTTTCTCCATCCCCCACTGTGAAAAATGAAGTCGGTGCACGCCCCTCTTGCCAGGCCCTTGCCAAATCCTCCCCTACTGTACCCATGAGTGTTACCAAAAAGGAGCCTGGGAACTCAATGGACGGCTACCTGTGTGGCAGGGCGATGGAGGGACTCCTCAACATGGAGATGACTTTAGCCAGGATGGCAAAGAAAGAGCACATCAAAATACCTTACTCCTCgggctcttcctcctcctcctctccttcaccctcctcctccgcctcctcccttcccttccagCTGTATGGGAAGCTCCCCAAGCAAGGTGGAGGAGTAAGCTACACAGCCAACGTGTCGGTGATGGATAACGGCGGTTTCTCCCGCAGCATGGCGGACGGCGTCCTTCAGCTGCGCCCCCGCCTGGCCTCCAGCCAGACCACCCTCAGCATCCAGGCCTTTGCCGACAGTACGGCCGAGGAGGTGGCGCTCAAGTGCTCGTGTCGTCTCAAAGCCATGATCATGTGCC